One window of Staphylococcus chromogenes genomic DNA carries:
- the hutU gene encoding urocanate hydratase — MSREIKAKKGLEIECKGWEQEAVLRMLYNNLDPEVAEHPEKLVVYGGIGKAARNWEAFDAIVETLRRLEKDETMLVQSGKPVAVFKTHEESPRVLLSNSVLVPKWANWEHFHELDKKGLMMYGQMTAGSWIYIGSQGIVQGTYETFAECANQHFNGSLKGTITLTAGLGGMGGAQPLAVTMNEGVVIGVDVDETRIQKRIDTRYCDIITHSLDEALEKAEEAKNKGEALSIGLVGNAAEIHHEILERDFKIDIVTDQTSAHDPLNGYVPEGYSLEEAAKLREEDPEKYVQLSSESMKKHVDAMLKFQEKGAIAFDYGNNIRQVAFDQGLEKAFDFPGFVPAYIRPLFCEGKGPFRFAALSGDPKDIERADQLMRELFPEDEKLMRWLDMASEKIAFQGLPSRIAWLGYGDRAKMGLALNELVRKGEISAPIVIGRDHLDSGSVASPNRETEAMKDGSDAVGDWAILNALVNTAAGGSWISVHHGGGVGMGYSLHAGMVVVADGSERADRRLKRVLTTDPGMGVVRHADAGYDIAIETAQNKGVDIPMITGKGDDK; from the coding sequence ATGTCAAGAGAAATTAAAGCGAAAAAAGGGTTAGAAATTGAATGTAAAGGTTGGGAACAAGAAGCGGTTTTACGTATGTTATATAACAACTTAGATCCTGAAGTTGCTGAACATCCTGAAAAATTAGTAGTATATGGCGGAATAGGGAAAGCAGCGCGAAATTGGGAAGCTTTTGATGCAATTGTTGAAACATTACGCCGTTTAGAAAAGGACGAAACAATGCTTGTGCAATCAGGAAAACCTGTCGCTGTATTCAAAACACATGAAGAATCACCACGTGTATTATTATCTAATTCAGTGCTCGTTCCTAAATGGGCAAATTGGGAGCACTTCCATGAATTAGATAAAAAAGGACTCATGATGTATGGACAAATGACTGCAGGGAGTTGGATCTATATCGGTTCTCAAGGGATTGTTCAAGGAACTTATGAAACGTTTGCAGAATGTGCGAATCAACATTTTAATGGTTCATTAAAAGGAACAATCACTTTAACAGCAGGTCTTGGCGGAATGGGAGGCGCACAACCTTTAGCAGTAACAATGAATGAAGGGGTTGTCATCGGTGTAGACGTGGATGAAACACGAATTCAAAAGCGAATTGACACGCGTTATTGTGATATCATTACCCACTCTCTAGATGAAGCTTTAGAAAAAGCTGAAGAAGCTAAAAATAAAGGTGAAGCCTTATCCATTGGTTTAGTTGGTAATGCAGCTGAAATTCACCATGAGATTTTAGAACGTGATTTTAAAATTGACATTGTTACGGACCAAACTTCTGCGCATGATCCATTAAATGGATATGTCCCTGAAGGCTATTCTTTAGAAGAAGCTGCAAAGTTACGTGAAGAAGATCCAGAAAAATATGTCCAATTATCTTCTGAATCAATGAAAAAACATGTCGATGCGATGTTGAAATTCCAAGAAAAAGGTGCGATTGCTTTTGACTATGGAAATAACATTCGTCAAGTCGCGTTTGACCAAGGACTCGAAAAGGCGTTTGATTTTCCAGGCTTCGTTCCAGCCTATATTCGACCACTATTTTGTGAAGGTAAAGGGCCTTTCCGTTTTGCGGCTTTATCAGGTGATCCTAAAGACATTGAACGTGCAGATCAATTAATGCGTGAACTTTTCCCTGAAGATGAAAAGCTCATGCGTTGGTTAGATATGGCGAGTGAAAAAATTGCGTTTCAAGGTTTACCGTCACGTATTGCATGGTTAGGATATGGTGATCGTGCCAAAATGGGCTTAGCTTTAAATGAATTAGTACGTAAAGGTGAAATTTCAGCACCTATCGTTATTGGTCGAGATCATTTAGACTCAGGGTCAGTGGCTTCTCCTAACCGTGAAACAGAAGCGATGAAAGACGGTTCCGATGCAGTAGGGGACTGGGCAATTTTAAATGCACTTGTGAATACAGCAGCCGGTGGATCATGGATTTCTGTGCATCATGGTGGCGGCGTTGGTATGGGATATTCTCTTCATGCGGGTATGGTTGTCGTAGCTGATGGTTCTGAACGCGCTGATCGTCGATTAAAACGTGTATTAACTACAGATCCGGGTATGGGAGTAGTAAGACATGCAGATGCAGGTTATGACATTGCTATCGAAACTGCGCAAAATAAAGGTGTAGATATTCCAATGATTACAGGTAAAGGTGATGACAAATAA
- a CDS encoding YjiH family protein, whose amino-acid sequence MWQFWIFSILGIIFFFVPMTINGNQTILVDHAHLGVRALLGAFMPYVALVMILLGAVLPIIRKDYRKSITEAVIVFFKILGAAIGVMYVFKWGPNLLFQPDYGPFLFEKLMLPLSILIPIGAVALSLLVGYGLLEFIGVLMQPIMRPIFKTPGKSAVDAVASFVGSYSLGLLITNRVYKDGMYNKKEAVIIATGFSTVSATFMVIVARTLDLMYHWNLYFWLCLIITFIVTAISAHLPPISNESEAYYGGQEGEQEVKVKGSRLKAAWNEAKRQSHHSLPLLKNIWVNVRDGLEMTIAILPSILSIGFIGLLLANFTPIIDWVSYIFYPFIMIFPIQDQALLAKASAISIIEMFLPSLLVAKAALEVKFVVAITSVSAIIFFSALVPCILATEIKIPIWKLVVIWFIRVVLTLLITIPISLLLF is encoded by the coding sequence TTCAGCATTTTAGGAATTATTTTCTTTTTTGTTCCGATGACGATTAATGGCAATCAAACCATACTCGTCGATCACGCGCACTTAGGCGTACGTGCTTTACTAGGAGCATTCATGCCTTATGTGGCATTGGTGATGATTTTGTTAGGCGCAGTGTTGCCTATAATACGAAAAGATTACCGAAAATCGATTACAGAAGCCGTTATTGTCTTTTTTAAAATCTTGGGTGCCGCTATCGGTGTAATGTACGTTTTCAAATGGGGACCCAACCTATTATTTCAACCTGACTATGGTCCGTTTTTATTTGAAAAGCTGATGTTACCGTTAAGCATACTGATACCTATTGGTGCTGTTGCTTTATCTCTATTAGTAGGTTATGGATTACTAGAGTTTATAGGTGTGCTCATGCAACCGATTATGCGTCCAATATTTAAAACACCAGGAAAGTCAGCCGTCGATGCCGTCGCCTCATTCGTGGGAAGTTATTCGCTCGGATTATTAATTACCAATCGTGTGTATAAGGATGGCATGTATAACAAAAAAGAGGCGGTCATCATTGCCACAGGTTTTTCAACTGTTTCTGCGACATTTATGGTCATTGTGGCACGTACACTGGATTTAATGTACCATTGGAACCTTTATTTTTGGCTTTGTCTCATCATTACATTTATTGTGACAGCCATTTCCGCACACTTACCCCCAATTTCCAACGAGAGCGAAGCCTATTACGGGGGACAAGAAGGCGAACAAGAAGTCAAGGTCAAGGGAAGTCGCCTAAAAGCGGCTTGGAATGAGGCTAAAAGACAATCACATCATTCATTGCCGTTATTGAAAAACATCTGGGTCAATGTCCGCGACGGTTTAGAAATGACTATTGCCATTTTGCCTTCCATCTTATCAATTGGATTTATCGGATTATTATTGGCAAATTTCACACCTATTATCGATTGGGTGAGTTATATTTTCTACCCATTTATTATGATTTTTCCAATTCAAGATCAAGCCCTTTTGGCAAAAGCTTCGGCCATTTCAATTATTGAAATGTTTTTACCTTCATTGCTTGTGGCTAAAGCCGCTTTAGAGGTGAAATTTGTCGTTGCGATTACAAGTGTCTCAGCGATTATCTTCTTTTCGGCGCTAGTGCCTTGTATTTTAGCGACGGAAATTAAAATTCCTATTTGGAAGTTAGTGGTCATTTGGTTTATTCGTGTTGTTTTAACATTATTGATTACCATTCCAATTAGTCTACTATTATTTTAA